One genomic segment of Mycolicibacterium gilvum includes these proteins:
- a CDS encoding aldehyde dehydrogenase family protein, whose protein sequence is MQETVTVPDATSGTENTDRRAARRLLIGGQLVDTERTFASLNPATGDVLGYAPDASVADAEAAVAAARAAFDTGDWATDTELRIRCLEQLHAALVEHRDELAALTIAEVGATPALCQGAQLDQPIEIVRYYADLLKTYPLTEDLGNIESRGMQHHRWVEKEAGGVVAAIIAYNYPNQLALAKLAPALAAGCTVVLKSAPDTPLITLALGELIAEHTDIPPGVVNVLSGADPQVGAALTTSPDVDMVTFTGSTPTGRAIMAAASGTLKKVFLELGGKSAAIVLDDADFSTAALFSAFSMVTHAGQGCALTSRLLVPRKHKDEIVELVKNNFGLVRLGDPADPSTYMGPLISEKQRDKVDGMVKRAVEAGATLVTGGEKVDPGYFYTPTLLADVDPDSEIAQEEVFGPVLTVIAYEDDDDAVRIANNSIYGLSGAVFGSQDRALGVARRIRTGTFSINGGNYFSPDSPFGGYKQSGIGREMGRAGLEEFLESKTFATVVG, encoded by the coding sequence ATGCAGGAGACAGTCACGGTCCCGGATGCGACCAGCGGCACGGAGAACACCGATCGACGCGCCGCGCGCCGGCTGCTCATCGGCGGACAACTCGTCGACACCGAGCGGACGTTCGCGTCGTTGAACCCGGCCACCGGCGACGTCCTCGGATATGCGCCGGATGCCAGCGTCGCCGACGCCGAAGCGGCGGTCGCGGCGGCCCGCGCAGCGTTCGACACGGGGGACTGGGCCACCGACACGGAGCTGCGCATCCGCTGCCTGGAGCAGTTGCACGCCGCGCTCGTCGAACACCGTGACGAACTGGCGGCGCTGACGATCGCCGAGGTCGGCGCCACGCCCGCACTCTGCCAGGGCGCGCAGCTGGACCAGCCGATCGAGATCGTCCGCTACTACGCCGATCTGCTGAAGACCTATCCGCTGACCGAGGACCTCGGCAACATCGAGAGCCGCGGGATGCAGCACCACCGCTGGGTGGAGAAAGAAGCCGGCGGCGTCGTCGCGGCCATCATCGCCTACAACTACCCCAACCAGCTGGCGCTGGCGAAGCTCGCTCCCGCGCTGGCCGCCGGGTGCACCGTCGTGCTCAAGTCCGCGCCGGACACCCCACTGATCACGCTCGCGCTGGGCGAACTCATCGCCGAGCACACCGACATCCCGCCGGGCGTCGTCAACGTGCTCTCGGGCGCCGACCCGCAGGTGGGCGCTGCCCTGACCACCAGCCCCGACGTCGACATGGTGACCTTCACCGGATCCACGCCCACGGGCCGGGCGATCATGGCCGCCGCCAGCGGGACGCTCAAGAAGGTGTTCCTCGAGCTCGGCGGTAAGTCGGCCGCGATCGTCCTCGACGACGCAGACTTCTCCACCGCCGCCCTGTTCTCCGCGTTCAGCATGGTGACCCATGCCGGCCAGGGCTGTGCGCTGACCTCACGACTGCTGGTGCCCAGAAAGCACAAGGACGAGATCGTCGAGCTGGTCAAGAACAACTTCGGACTTGTCCGGCTGGGAGACCCGGCGGATCCGTCGACCTACATGGGGCCGCTGATCAGCGAGAAGCAGCGCGACAAGGTCGACGGCATGGTCAAGCGGGCTGTGGAGGCCGGCGCGACCCTGGTGACCGGCGGTGAGAAGGTCGACCCCGGCTACTTCTACACCCCGACGCTGCTCGCCGACGTCGACCCCGACAGCGAGATCGCCCAGGAGGAGGTCTTCGGCCCGGTTCTGACGGTGATCGCCTACGAGGATGACGACGACGCCGTGCGCATCGCGAACAACTCGATCTACGGGCTGTCGGGCGCGGTCTTCGGGAGTCAGGATCGGGCGCTGGGGGTGGCGCGACGCATCCGCACCGGCACCTTCTCCATCAACGGCGGCAACTACTTCAGCCCCGACAGCCCCTTCGGCGGCTACAAGCAGTCGGGAATCGGTCGCGAGATGGGCCGGGCCGGGCTCGAGGAGTTCCTCGAGTCGAAGACGTTCGCGACGGTGGTGGGGTAG
- a CDS encoding SDR family NAD(P)-dependent oxidoreductase produces MKNAVVTGGASGIGAAVVERLRADGLQVATIDLNPGDAKFSYAADVTDRSAVDAALGEMRAELGPVTVLVNAAGLDRFKKFLDLSFEEWQKVVDVNLNGVFHCTQAVLPDMIEAGWGRIVNISSSSTHSGQPFMSPYVAAKSAVNGLTKSLALEYGPAGITVNAVPPGFIDTPMLRKAEQRGFLGDTEHQIQQTPVRRMGRPEDIAAACAFFISEEAGYITGQILGVNGGRNT; encoded by the coding sequence GTGAAGAACGCCGTGGTAACCGGTGGGGCCTCCGGTATCGGAGCAGCGGTCGTGGAACGACTGCGTGCGGACGGCCTGCAGGTCGCCACGATTGATCTCAACCCGGGCGACGCGAAGTTCTCGTACGCCGCCGACGTCACGGACCGCTCCGCGGTCGATGCCGCGCTCGGTGAGATGCGTGCCGAGCTGGGGCCGGTGACCGTTCTGGTCAACGCCGCGGGCCTGGACCGGTTCAAGAAGTTCCTCGACCTGTCGTTCGAGGAATGGCAGAAGGTCGTCGACGTCAACCTCAACGGCGTCTTCCACTGCACCCAGGCCGTCCTGCCCGACATGATCGAGGCCGGCTGGGGGCGGATCGTCAACATCTCGTCGTCGAGCACGCATTCGGGCCAGCCCTTCATGTCGCCCTACGTCGCGGCCAAGTCGGCGGTCAACGGGCTGACGAAGTCGCTGGCGCTCGAATACGGGCCCGCCGGGATCACCGTCAACGCCGTGCCGCCCGGCTTCATCGACACCCCGATGCTCCGCAAGGCCGAACAACGCGGCTTCCTCGGCGACACCGAGCACCAGATCCAGCAGACACCGGTCCGGCGCATGGGACGCCCCGAGGACATCGCCGCGGCCTGCGCGTTCTTCATCTCCGAAGAGGCCGGATACATCACCGGCCAGATCCTGGGCGTCAACGGCGGCCGGAACACCTGA
- a CDS encoding mycofactocin-coupled SDR family oxidoreductase: protein MGRVQGKVAFITGAARGQGRSHAVRLAEEGADIIAVDICRNYDTVGYPMATPEDLEETKNFVEKTGQRIVTAQADVRNEAELRAALEAGLAEFGKVDIVVAQAGIAAMKGQPAMQAWTDGINTNFVGTINAIQVALPHLQEGASIIATASAAALMDAHNKPNPGGDPGGMGYMISKRLISEYVHALATELAVRGIRANVIHPTNCNTDMLQSEPMYRSFRPDLPNPTRADAEPVFGVQQAMKVNYIEPEDISNAVLWLASDESRYVTGMQLRVDAGGYLKWYDYHV, encoded by the coding sequence ATGGGACGGGTTCAAGGCAAGGTCGCCTTCATCACCGGCGCGGCGCGCGGCCAGGGCCGTAGCCACGCGGTCCGGCTCGCCGAAGAGGGCGCCGACATCATCGCCGTCGACATCTGCAGGAATTACGACACCGTCGGCTACCCGATGGCCACACCGGAGGATCTCGAGGAGACCAAGAACTTCGTCGAGAAGACCGGTCAGCGCATCGTGACGGCCCAGGCCGACGTGCGCAACGAGGCCGAGCTGCGCGCAGCGCTCGAGGCCGGGCTTGCCGAGTTCGGGAAGGTCGACATCGTTGTGGCCCAGGCAGGTATCGCCGCCATGAAGGGCCAGCCCGCCATGCAGGCCTGGACCGACGGCATCAACACCAACTTCGTCGGCACCATCAACGCCATCCAGGTCGCGCTGCCGCACCTGCAGGAGGGCGCATCGATCATCGCGACCGCTTCGGCCGCCGCGCTGATGGACGCCCACAACAAGCCCAACCCGGGCGGCGATCCCGGCGGGATGGGGTACATGATCTCCAAGCGCCTCATCTCCGAATACGTTCACGCGCTGGCTACCGAACTGGCAGTGCGCGGGATCCGCGCCAATGTCATCCACCCCACCAACTGCAACACCGACATGCTGCAGAGCGAGCCGATGTACCGTTCGTTCCGGCCCGATCTGCCGAACCCCACCCGCGCCGACGCCGAGCCGGTTTTCGGTGTGCAACAGGCGATGAAGGTGAACTACATCGAGCCCGAGGACATCAGCAACGCAGTGCTCTGGCTGGCATCCGACGAGTCACGGTACGTGACCGGGATGCAGCTGCGGGTCGACGCCGGCGGTTATCTCAAGTGGTACGACTACCACGTATAG
- a CDS encoding ferredoxin: MKVWVDSEKCQGHTLCSMIAPDSFELSDIDGTASPVNEVVPPDQEAAVREAVQSCPEQAISIEE; this comes from the coding sequence GTGAAGGTTTGGGTTGATTCGGAGAAGTGCCAGGGGCACACGCTGTGCTCGATGATCGCACCGGATTCCTTTGAACTCAGCGATATCGACGGCACGGCCTCACCGGTCAACGAAGTCGTCCCGCCTGATCAGGAGGCCGCGGTCCGGGAGGCAGTGCAGTCATGCCCGGAACAGGCGATCTCGATCGAAGAGTGA